The Corynebacterium mycetoides genome includes the window GGCGGCGACGGCAAAGGCCGCCGGACGCGCCGACGGCAAGCGCCTCTCCGCCGCAGTGAAGGCCCGGCTGAGCTAGCTTCGGGCCAGCGAGCGGCTAGCCGAAAATCTCGTTGAGGCGGCTGCGGGCGTCATCAATCTGGCGCTGCAGCTCCTCGAGCTCGGGCGGGGGACCTGCCTCCGGCGCCCGCGGCGCCTCGGGCGTGTTCCTCGTCTGAGTCTGCCGCGGCGCGGCGCCGTCGGACACGCTCAGCTTGACCAGCGAACCGGGGGCGAGGTTCGGGTCCGTCGGCTCGGCGGCGACCACGGTGCCCCGCGGCGCGCCGTCGCCGAAGACGGTCTGCAGCACCACGCGCAGGCCCTGGTCCTCCAGGTGCTTGCGCGCCGCGTCCGTGTCCAGCCCGACCACGGAGTCCAGCGCCGCCTGGCGGGTTCCGCGCTCGTAGAGGGCGCTGGACGCAGGTAGCCCCGCGTCGCGCGCACCCGGAACCGCGTTGGCCATACGGAACCACGCGTCCGCGGCCTCGTTGCCGCCGAACAGGGTGCCCTCCGCGCACTGCCGCACCGGGCTCGTGCACAACGGGGTGGTCTGGGTGCCGTCGTTGAAGATGTAGGGGGCGCCCGACAGGGCGTTGTTGAACCCGAAGAACGCCGAGGACTGGTGCGACTCCGTCGTCCCTGTCTTGGCGGCCACCGGGGTGGTCCAGCCGGCCGCGGAGGCGGCGCGCTTCGCCGTGCCGCTCTTGACGTCCTCCGACATGCCCTGCGCGAGTGTCCCGGCGACCTCCTTGTCCACCACCTGTTCGCACGCCGGGCGCTCGATGAACACCTCCTGGCCGTGCTTGTCGGTCACGCGCGCGATCGGGTTGGGCTCGCACCAGCGCCCGTTCGAGGCCAAGGTGGCCCCGACATTGGAGAGCTCGAGGGCGTTGACAGCCACGGGGCCGAGCACGAAGGAGCCCATGTTGCCGTCCACCACGGCCTGCTGGATGGAGCGCTGCCCGTCGTAGGTGCCGTCGGCGGTGTAAGAGCGCAGGCCGAGGCGCACCGCCATGTCCACTGTGGGCTTGACCCCGACCTTCTGCACCAGCTCGATGAAGGTGGTGTTGGGGGACTGCGCCAAAGCGTCGCGAAGCGAGAGCTTGTCGGCGTACCGCCCGGCGTTTTCCACGCAGTAGGCGTTCGGCGGGCAGTTCTTCGCGCCGCCCGCGCCCATGCCGTAGACCACGGAGCGCTCCGAGGTGTCCAGCATGGTTTCCAGCCCCATGCCCTGCTCGAGGGCCGCCCCGGCCGCGAAGATCTTGAACACCGACCCCGCTCCGTTGCCCACCAGCGAGGAGGGCTGCGGCATGATCGTCTGGTTCTGGGCGAGATCGAGGCCGTAGTAGCGTGACGACGCCATCGCGGCGATGTCCCGGGAATCCTCCCCCGGGCGCACCACATTGAGCACGCCCGCGACGCCGTCGGCGTTCGGGGACACGCTCGTGCGGATGGCGTTGACGGCCGCCGCCTGCACGTCCGGGTCGAGCGTGGTGGTGATGGTGTACGCGCCCGTTTCCAACTCGCCCTGCGACAGGCCCTTCGAGGCGAGGTAGCTCAAGGCGTAGTCGCACATGAAGCCGGCGTCCCCGGCGGCCACGCAGCCGTCGGGAAGCAGGTTCGGCTGGGGGAGGGTATCCAGCGGCTCGGCAGACAGCGCGTCCGCCTCCTCCTGCGTGATGGACCCGTAGCCCGCCATGTTCTGCAGCACGGTGTTGCGCCGCTGCGTCGCCCCCTCGGGGTTGGTGTAGGGGTTCAAATACTCCACGGACTGCAGCAGTCCGACGAGCAGCGCGGCCTGCTTGGGGCCCAGCTCGCTCGCGGGGACGTCGAAGTAGGTGCGCGCGGCTGCCTCGATGCCGTAGGAGTGGTTGCCAAAGGACACAAGATTCAGGTACCGGGTGAGGATCGTGTCCTTGTCTAAGGTCTTGTCCAGATCGGAGGCCATGCGCATCTCGCGCAGCTTGCGCGGGATGGACTGCTCGGTGGCGGCGGCGGCCTCCTCGT containing:
- a CDS encoding transglycosylase domain-containing protein, yielding MSALTSLWKLLLAIITAGLAVAVCLAPVAGLGGVAVARTAQTMQTNLSDLNDGHVPGVTTVTDVEGTPIAWVFNQRRYEVPSEAISQYAKDALVSTEDRRFYEHEGVDMQGFARAMVTNLLAGGVEQGASTIDQQYVKNYLWLVDADSHEEAAAATEQSIPRKLREMRMASDLDKTLDKDTILTRYLNLVSFGNHSYGIEAAARTYFDVPASELGPKQAALLVGLLQSVEYLNPYTNPEGATQRRNTVLQNMAGYGSITQEEADALSAEPLDTLPQPNLLPDGCVAAGDAGFMCDYALSYLASKGLSQGELETGAYTITTTLDPDVQAAAVNAIRTSVSPNADGVAGVLNVVRPGEDSRDIAAMASSRYYGLDLAQNQTIMPQPSSLVGNGAGSVFKIFAAGAALEQGMGLETMLDTSERSVVYGMGAGGAKNCPPNAYCVENAGRYADKLSLRDALAQSPNTTFIELVQKVGVKPTVDMAVRLGLRSYTADGTYDGQRSIQQAVVDGNMGSFVLGPVAVNALELSNVGATLASNGRWCEPNPIARVTDKHGQEVFIERPACEQVVDKEVAGTLAQGMSEDVKSGTAKRAASAAGWTTPVAAKTGTTESHQSSAFFGFNNALSGAPYIFNDGTQTTPLCTSPVRQCAEGTLFGGNEAADAWFRMANAVPGARDAGLPASSALYERGTRQAALDSVVGLDTDAARKHLEDQGLRVVLQTVFGDGAPRGTVVAAEPTDPNLAPGSLVKLSVSDGAAPRQTQTRNTPEAPRAPEAGPPPELEELQRQIDDARSRLNEIFG